A portion of the Magnetovibrio sp. genome contains these proteins:
- a CDS encoding HD domain-containing phosphohydrolase, whose protein sequence is MSDNASEQKQQTSSDAAAQKGDQQLEDVKRPVNKFVFIGVIVMLAAVGASIFGAFKFVEDERARSLQEWQIRLGIVGDSRSAAVNEWLAGNFKTMRELAENASLQLYMSEIAAAKAPSETSIEDDPFATSDGGGAAETTYLRNILTATAERTGFKPPVEAAAVSANIERVGVAGLGLVDAEGLPVASSPGMPPMIGKLKDAAMQALEGEPTIIDIYMGPSNQPTIGFALPVYGIQDDGRGAKGIGAVIGVKIVDEDLYAKLVQPGETSESSETYLVRKQGITAEYLTPLKDGTPALKRALAMDTPELAAAYALTAPGGFALKRDYLGEEVLMSSRPISGAPWVLVRKVNRAEALAETETRLKTILTVFILIIVGVTIAVFAVWRHGSSLRATQAAQNFKISAERFENLSKFMNLISNSHPAGIVAVGGDTVYTYANEPAANDAGIPVGDMVGKTMAAVIGPIKAQVYADINEKVLKRFKETEDRDACREMHISTFGDDDDDEADDLQVIKSDHIPLRGDRDHPPGVLMILEDITELTRERRRSEKMLRQLIDTLVSVVDRRDPFSANHSKHVAEVAKAIALEMGQDDLAAKTVDIAGSLMNLGKIFIPPELLTKTGDLTPQERQTLMSSYLVSVDLLKDVTFEGPVVDTIRDMGETWDGNGPLGKAGEDILQSARILAVANAFVGMVSARAYRDAMTFEKVSDILLSDTGSKFDRKPVSALINFLENRDGKEKWAHYRERPEAVSEAE, encoded by the coding sequence GTGTCGGACAACGCGTCAGAACAAAAGCAGCAAACCAGCAGCGACGCCGCCGCTCAAAAGGGTGATCAACAACTCGAAGATGTAAAACGCCCCGTCAACAAATTCGTTTTTATCGGCGTGATCGTGATGCTTGCCGCTGTCGGCGCATCGATTTTCGGTGCGTTCAAGTTCGTGGAAGACGAACGCGCCCGCTCGCTTCAAGAATGGCAAATCCGCCTTGGCATTGTCGGCGATTCCCGCTCCGCTGCCGTCAACGAGTGGCTGGCCGGGAACTTCAAAACCATGCGCGAACTGGCGGAAAACGCCTCTTTGCAGCTGTATATGAGCGAAATCGCCGCCGCCAAGGCCCCATCGGAAACAAGCATTGAGGACGACCCCTTTGCGACCTCGGACGGTGGCGGTGCCGCGGAAACCACCTATCTGCGCAACATCCTGACCGCCACGGCGGAACGCACCGGCTTCAAACCGCCTGTGGAAGCCGCCGCCGTTTCCGCCAACATCGAACGTGTGGGCGTCGCAGGATTGGGCCTGGTTGACGCCGAAGGTCTGCCGGTGGCCTCGTCGCCCGGCATGCCGCCGATGATCGGCAAACTCAAAGACGCCGCCATGCAGGCCCTGGAAGGTGAGCCGACCATCATCGACATCTACATGGGCCCTTCCAACCAGCCGACCATCGGCTTCGCCCTGCCCGTTTACGGTATCCAGGACGACGGCCGCGGCGCCAAAGGCATCGGCGCGGTGATCGGCGTCAAGATCGTCGATGAAGACCTCTACGCCAAGTTGGTGCAGCCGGGTGAGACGTCGGAAAGCTCTGAAACCTATTTGGTGCGCAAGCAAGGCATCACGGCGGAATACCTGACCCCGTTGAAGGACGGCACACCCGCCCTCAAACGCGCCCTGGCCATGGACACCCCTGAACTGGCCGCCGCCTATGCTCTCACCGCACCCGGCGGTTTCGCGCTCAAACGCGACTACCTGGGCGAAGAGGTGCTGATGTCGTCCCGCCCCATTTCCGGCGCGCCGTGGGTGCTGGTGCGCAAGGTGAACCGCGCCGAAGCGTTGGCGGAAACCGAAACGCGTCTGAAAACGATACTGACCGTATTCATCTTGATCATCGTCGGCGTCACCATCGCGGTGTTCGCGGTGTGGCGACATGGCTCGTCGTTGCGCGCCACCCAGGCGGCTCAAAATTTCAAGATCTCCGCCGAACGGTTCGAGAACCTGTCGAAGTTTATGAACCTGATATCCAACTCCCACCCCGCCGGCATTGTCGCGGTGGGTGGCGACACGGTCTACACCTACGCCAACGAGCCCGCGGCCAACGATGCCGGCATCCCGGTCGGCGACATGGTCGGCAAAACCATGGCCGCCGTGATCGGCCCCATCAAGGCGCAGGTCTATGCCGACATCAATGAAAAGGTTCTCAAACGCTTCAAGGAAACCGAAGACCGCGACGCCTGCCGTGAAATGCACATCAGCACTTTCGGCGACGACGACGACGACGAGGCCGACGATTTGCAGGTGATCAAATCCGATCACATTCCCTTGCGCGGTGACCGCGACCATCCGCCGGGTGTGTTGATGATTTTGGAAGACATCACCGAACTGACCCGCGAACGCCGCCGTAGCGAAAAAATGCTGCGTCAGTTGATCGACACCTTGGTCAGCGTCGTCGACCGTCGCGATCCCTTCTCCGCGAACCATTCCAAGCACGTCGCCGAAGTCGCCAAGGCCATCGCCTTGGAAATGGGTCAAGACGACTTGGCGGCCAAGACCGTGGACATTGCCGGCAGCCTGATGAACCTGGGCAAGATCTTCATTCCCCCCGAACTGCTGACCAAGACCGGCGACCTGACGCCGCAAGAACGCCAGACTTTGATGTCGAGCTATCTGGTCAGCGTCGATCTGTTGAAGGACGTCACCTTCGAAGGTCCGGTGGTCGACACCATCCGCGATATGGGCGAAACCTGGGACGGCAATGGGCCATTGGGAAAAGCCGGCGAGGACATCTTACAGTCGGCGCGCATCCTGGCGGTCGCCAACGCCTTCGTCGGCATGGTCAGCGCGCGTGCATACCGCGACGCCATGACGTTCGAAAAGGTTTCCGACATCTTGCTATCGGACACCGGCAGCAAGTTCGACCGCAAACCGGTTTCGGCGTTGATCAATTTCCTGGAAAATCGCGACGGCAAGGAAAAATGGGCGCATTACCGTGAGCGCCCGGAAGCGGTGAGCGAAGCGGAATAG
- a CDS encoding transglutaminase-like cysteine peptidase translates to MTPHRTHTPHLMRVAFFAVFVAVYAAFDMSPTWAAAGEASFFDTTEQMSTKMDAFKKWNEALARYSKEEAAAKKGTCDDKELNKCNFDKWIKFLKGIKDKDAVSQIREINDYMNRAPYITDPVNWGQKDFWATPGEFMAKFGDCEDYAIAKYMSLRLLGYSEDELRVVAVKDLNLKIGHAILVVYYKGKPYVLDNQIKQVVPTTKIKHYLPVFSINQKAWWKHVPAGS, encoded by the coding sequence ATGACGCCGCATCGGACCCACACACCGCACTTGATGCGGGTGGCGTTCTTCGCGGTGTTTGTTGCCGTCTATGCCGCATTCGACATGTCGCCGACCTGGGCGGCTGCCGGGGAAGCCAGCTTTTTCGATACCACCGAACAGATGTCCACCAAGATGGATGCGTTCAAGAAGTGGAACGAAGCGTTGGCGCGCTATTCCAAGGAAGAGGCCGCGGCGAAAAAAGGCACTTGCGACGATAAAGAACTGAACAAGTGCAATTTCGACAAGTGGATCAAGTTTCTCAAAGGCATCAAGGACAAGGATGCCGTCAGCCAGATCCGCGAGATCAACGATTACATGAACCGCGCGCCCTATATCACCGACCCGGTCAATTGGGGGCAAAAGGACTTTTGGGCCACGCCGGGTGAGTTCATGGCCAAGTTCGGCGATTGCGAAGACTATGCCATCGCAAAATACATGTCCCTGCGTCTGCTGGGCTATAGCGAGGATGAGTTGCGCGTCGTCGCAGTCAAGGATCTCAACCTCAAGATCGGCCACGCCATCTTGGTGGTCTATTACAAAGGCAAGCCTTACGTGCTCGACAACCAAATCAAGCAGGTGGTGCCGACCACCAAGATCAAGCACTACCTACCGGTTTTCTCCATCAATCAGAAAGCCTGGTGGAAACACGTACCAGCGGGAAGCTGA
- a CDS encoding peptide chain release factor 3 encodes MTHLVNYIENRRTFAIIAHPDAGKTTLTEKLLLFGGAIQLAGAVKARGDARRARSDWMKVEQERGISVASSVMTFDYGEQTFNLLDTPGHEDFSEDTYRTLTAVDSAVMVLDGAKGVESQTKKLFEVCRLRDVPIATFVNKMDRESRDTFEILDEIEQSLALDVTPATLPIGMGRDFLGCYDLINDQLILMERTKGSQVGEGIKVAGLDDPLLDELLPAHAAAKLREDVEMVHGLCPAFDHQAYLEGNMTPVFFGSAVNNFGVRELLDGLAKYAPSPRPQVADKRTVDPFEPKVTGVVFKIQANMDPKHRDRIAFMRINSGHFKRGMKLKHLRSGKTLSLHNPVLFMAQDREVAEEAVAGDIIGIPNHGNLRIGDTLSETEELRFTGVPTFAPEYLQKARPADPLKAKHLGKALQQIAEEGGACVFKPTIGSDWVVGVVGPLQFEVLADRIRTEYEIPVHFEPTELYTARWIEAPDERQLKEFLDANRGATGVDHDGAPVYMARNAWHLNKAQDDFPNIRLQKTKEQSLV; translated from the coding sequence ATGACGCACCTCGTCAATTACATTGAAAACCGGCGCACCTTCGCCATCATCGCTCACCCCGACGCGGGCAAGACGACACTGACCGAAAAGCTGCTGTTGTTCGGCGGCGCGATTCAGTTGGCCGGTGCGGTCAAGGCGCGTGGCGACGCGCGGCGCGCGCGTTCGGACTGGATGAAGGTCGAGCAGGAACGCGGTATTTCCGTCGCGTCTTCGGTGATGACGTTCGATTACGGCGAGCAGACCTTCAACCTGCTCGATACGCCCGGTCACGAAGACTTTTCCGAAGACACCTATCGCACGCTGACCGCCGTGGACAGCGCGGTGATGGTGCTCGACGGCGCGAAAGGTGTGGAAAGCCAGACCAAGAAACTGTTCGAAGTGTGCCGCCTGCGCGACGTGCCGATCGCCACCTTTGTCAACAAGATGGACCGCGAAAGCCGCGATACGTTCGAGATTTTGGACGAGATCGAACAGAGCCTGGCGCTCGACGTTACGCCCGCGACCTTGCCGATCGGCATGGGACGCGATTTCCTGGGCTGTTACGACCTGATCAATGACCAACTGATCTTGATGGAACGCACCAAGGGCAGTCAGGTGGGCGAGGGCATCAAGGTTGCCGGTCTCGACGATCCGCTGTTGGACGAACTGCTGCCCGCCCATGCGGCGGCGAAACTGCGCGAAGACGTGGAAATGGTCCACGGCCTGTGCCCGGCGTTCGATCATCAGGCCTATCTGGAAGGCAACATGACGCCGGTGTTTTTCGGCTCGGCGGTCAATAACTTCGGCGTGCGCGAGCTGCTCGACGGGCTGGCCAAGTACGCCCCGTCGCCGCGCCCGCAAGTTGCCGACAAACGCACCGTCGATCCGTTCGAGCCCAAGGTCACGGGCGTGGTGTTCAAGATCCAGGCGAACATGGACCCCAAACACCGCGACCGCATCGCCTTCATGCGGATCAATTCCGGTCACTTCAAGCGTGGCATGAAGCTCAAGCACCTGCGCTCGGGCAAGACGCTCAGCCTGCACAATCCGGTGTTGTTCATGGCCCAGGACCGCGAAGTGGCGGAAGAGGCCGTGGCCGGCGACATCATCGGCATTCCCAACCACGGCAATCTGCGCATCGGCGACACCTTGTCGGAAACCGAAGAACTGCGCTTCACCGGGGTGCCGACGTTCGCGCCGGAATACCTGCAAAAAGCCCGTCCCGCCGATCCGCTGAAAGCCAAGCATCTGGGCAAGGCGTTGCAGCAGATCGCCGAAGAGGGCGGCGCGTGCGTGTTCAAGCCGACCATCGGCTCAGATTGGGTGGTCGGCGTGGTTGGCCCGCTGCAATTTGAAGTGCTGGCCGATCGCATCCGCACGGAATACGAAATTCCGGTGCATTTCGAACCGACCGAGCTTTACACCGCGCGCTGGATCGAAGCCCCCGACGAGCGCCAGCTCAAGGAATTCCTCGACGCCAACCGCGGCGCGACCGGCGTGGACCACGACGGCGCACCCGTCTACATGGCGCGCAACGCCTGGCACCTGAACAAGGCGCAAGACGACTTCCCCAACATCCGTTTGCAAAAGACCAAGGAACAATCGCTGGTTTGA
- a CDS encoding cupin domain-containing protein: MPSPLIHLDALPSAVEFYARYWNRQPFVVRGAIAPSDMDDLISADELAGLAMEDAPRSRLLKTAGATQDWSCAYGPFDEDDFAAAGQSHWSLLVQNVEQFHPATAELLRHFDFAPRWLLDDIMVGFSAPGGSVGPHFDTYHVFLVQGPGKRRWKISRDAIVDRDYIDGMDFKVLKNGFDGDEIEVTCGDVLYVPPGFGHEGTTVEDALTYSVGLLGPKMSELLTGYGQYLAECEDRDPRYVADGLDTDSAGFTVNRTAVGELQASLGALLNAQSFESWLVEFLTQSSHEDFGVYTEREDLLSADALRTALNQGNGLIKPAYVKFVLTMSSRGEMLLGFDGHSFTLTPESMAVVRSLIKENPVRPEAHPDMLADPATFDLLLTLYNHEALELA; the protein is encoded by the coding sequence ATGCCCTCGCCCCTCATCCACCTGGACGCCTTGCCCTCCGCAGTTGAATTTTACGCCCGCTATTGGAACAGGCAGCCGTTCGTGGTGCGTGGCGCGATCGCCCCATCAGACATGGACGACTTGATTTCCGCCGATGAGTTGGCGGGACTGGCGATGGAAGACGCGCCGCGTTCACGGCTGCTCAAAACCGCTGGCGCGACGCAGGATTGGAGCTGCGCCTACGGGCCATTCGACGAGGACGACTTCGCCGCCGCCGGTCAATCACATTGGAGCCTGCTGGTACAAAACGTCGAACAGTTCCATCCCGCGACGGCGGAGCTGCTGCGCCATTTCGACTTCGCCCCGCGCTGGTTGCTCGACGACATCATGGTCGGCTTTTCCGCGCCGGGCGGATCGGTGGGCCCGCACTTCGATACCTACCACGTGTTCTTGGTGCAAGGCCCCGGCAAACGGCGGTGGAAGATCAGCCGCGACGCGATCGTCGATCGCGATTACATCGACGGCATGGATTTCAAGGTGCTCAAAAACGGCTTCGACGGCGACGAGATCGAAGTCACCTGCGGCGACGTGCTGTACGTGCCGCCCGGCTTCGGCCACGAAGGCACCACCGTCGAGGACGCGCTGACGTATTCCGTCGGCCTGCTCGGCCCGAAGATGTCGGAACTCTTGACCGGCTACGGTCAATATCTGGCCGAATGCGAAGACCGCGATCCGCGATACGTCGCCGACGGGCTTGACACCGACAGCGCCGGGTTCACCGTCAACCGCACCGCTGTGGGCGAACTGCAAGCCAGCCTCGGTGCACTGTTGAACGCCCAATCGTTCGAAAGCTGGTTGGTGGAATTCCTGACCCAATCGTCGCACGAAGATTTCGGCGTTTATACCGAACGCGAAGACCTCCTTTCCGCCGACGCGTTGCGCACCGCATTGAACCAAGGGAACGGCTTGATCAAGCCCGCCTACGTCAAATTCGTGCTGACGATGTCTTCTCGGGGCGAAATGCTGCTCGGCTTCGACGGCCACAGTTTCACGCTAACACCCGAAAGTATGGCCGTAGTGCGCAGCCTCATCAAAGAAAATCCGGTGCGGCCCGAGGCCCATCCCGACATGCTCGCCGACCCCGCTACGTTCGACCTGTTGCTGACGCTGTACAATCACGAAGCGCTGGAACTGGCGTAA
- a CDS encoding BON domain-containing protein — MPTISRRILTAAALASLIAAAHPAHAIDFNPLSYVKGAVEAVVEDRSAGDIAKDAEIKAKIIATITDQMGSDVISFNTDVYEQDVMITGVVETGDLKAKAGQIVKTIEGVKRLYNEVLVIPKVKQDKGVVEGFVDDTVIETKINAQLIDAKAVNVTNFRWRSIGGHVFLFGRAFTKDELDKAVKVVKGIENVTKVTSRVKIKPKS, encoded by the coding sequence ATGCCGACTATTTCTCGCCGTATCCTCACCGCCGCCGCCCTCGCCAGCCTGATCGCCGCTGCCCATCCCGCCCACGCGATCGACTTCAACCCGCTGTCCTACGTCAAGGGTGCGGTCGAAGCGGTGGTCGAAGACCGCAGCGCCGGCGACATCGCCAAGGACGCGGAAATCAAAGCCAAGATCATCGCCACCATCACCGACCAGATGGGCAGCGACGTGATTTCCTTCAACACCGACGTCTACGAACAAGACGTGATGATCACCGGGGTGGTGGAAACCGGCGACCTGAAAGCCAAGGCCGGGCAGATCGTCAAAACCATCGAAGGGGTTAAGCGGCTCTACAACGAGGTGTTGGTGATCCCCAAGGTCAAGCAGGACAAAGGCGTGGTCGAAGGCTTCGTCGACGACACCGTGATCGAAACCAAGATCAATGCGCAATTGATCGACGCCAAGGCCGTCAACGTCACCAATTTCCGCTGGCGTTCCATCGGCGGGCACGTGTTCCTGTTCGGCCGCGCCTTCACCAAGGACGAACTCGACAAAGCCGTCAAGGTGGTCAAGGGTATCGAAAACGTCACCAAGGTCACCAGCCGGGTGAAGATCAAACCGAAAAGCTGA
- a CDS encoding PhoH family protein: protein MGKKYRRNQAANTADVHTLHPADGNGKWHPLMDAPGEADSLRDQRYVKNVSPRSEGQKRLMKAIDDHNLVMALGPAGTGKTYLAISKAVEAFEKGEVGRIVLTRPAVEAGESLGYLPGEMEEKIAPYLRPLFDSLTDRMGGRSLKAMMKNGEIEIAPVGFMRGRTLNNAFVVIDEAQNCTYTQIKMLLTRMGWHSTMVVTGDPDQTDLLPGMSGLADIAHRLEALDTVGVVRLKDEDVVRHPLVAEMLAVI, encoded by the coding sequence ATGGGTAAGAAGTACCGCCGCAACCAAGCCGCCAACACCGCTGACGTTCACACCCTGCATCCGGCTGACGGAAATGGAAAATGGCATCCGCTGATGGACGCCCCCGGGGAAGCCGACAGTTTGAGGGATCAGCGTTACGTCAAAAACGTATCGCCCCGCAGCGAAGGCCAAAAACGCCTGATGAAAGCCATCGACGATCACAATCTGGTCATGGCGTTGGGACCGGCGGGCACCGGCAAGACCTATCTGGCGATTTCCAAGGCCGTAGAGGCGTTTGAAAAAGGCGAGGTCGGGCGCATCGTGCTAACCCGCCCGGCGGTCGAAGCGGGCGAGAGCCTCGGCTATCTGCCCGGCGAGATGGAAGAAAAGATCGCCCCATATCTGCGGCCGCTGTTCGACAGCCTCACCGACCGCATGGGCGGGCGCAGCCTCAAGGCGATGATGAAAAACGGCGAAATCGAAATCGCCCCGGTGGGCTTCATGCGCGGACGCACCCTGAACAACGCGTTCGTGGTCATCGACGAAGCGCAAAACTGCACCTACACCCAGATCAAAATGCTGCTGACCCGCATGGGCTGGCATTCGACCATGGTGGTCACCGGCGACCCCGACCAGACAGACCTTTTGCCCGGCATGTCGGGACTGGCCGACATCGCGCATCGCCTGGAAGCGCTCGACACCGTCGGCGTGGTGCGGCTCAAGGACGAAGACGTGGTGCGTCACCCGCTGGTGGCGGAAATGCTCGCCGTCATCTGA
- a CDS encoding MFS transporter, with product MNTLTFLIQNARFLGFGLACTLASNFGQTFFIALFGDHIRADFDLSHSDFGGLYAVATLLSATVILWAGRKIDRVDLRLYTGVVFAGLALSGALMAATYSPWVLVVAFFGLRLFGQGLLRHTAVVSMARYFDAARGRAMSVVGLGYPIAEATFPAALVVILSAISWREAWGGFALYIFTVHLPLALWLLKGHGVRHAALQERLKAEDADKGDLTQRRLMSDWRFQMIVPASLMGPFMMTGLFFHQLAIADSKGWDIGLLAASFPAFAGASVAASLISGWVVDRFGPGVVLPVFIAPLTLALIVVASLDQTWSAPLYFSLGGLTVGASGVLISAAWAETFGVRHLGAIRSLTSSMAVVSTALAPALVGWLLDAGISVSAIAYGGAGVALLTNALVLFPAKELRRKKTKASN from the coding sequence ATGAACACCCTGACCTTTCTAATTCAAAACGCCCGTTTCCTCGGTTTCGGCTTGGCCTGCACGCTGGCGAGCAACTTCGGCCAGACCTTTTTCATCGCATTATTCGGCGATCACATCCGCGCCGATTTCGACCTCAGCCACAGCGATTTTGGCGGCCTGTACGCGGTCGCCACCTTGCTCAGCGCCACGGTTATTTTGTGGGCCGGACGCAAGATCGACCGGGTGGATTTGCGTCTGTACACAGGCGTGGTGTTCGCCGGACTTGCGCTGTCGGGCGCATTGATGGCTGCGACTTATTCGCCATGGGTCTTGGTCGTCGCGTTTTTCGGCCTAAGGCTGTTCGGCCAAGGCCTGTTGCGCCATACCGCCGTGGTTTCCATGGCGCGCTATTTCGACGCCGCCCGTGGCCGCGCCATGAGCGTCGTGGGGCTGGGCTATCCCATTGCCGAAGCCACCTTTCCCGCAGCCCTGGTGGTGATCTTGAGCGCCATAAGCTGGCGCGAAGCCTGGGGCGGTTTTGCACTTTATATCTTCACCGTGCATCTGCCGTTGGCGCTGTGGTTGCTCAAAGGCCACGGCGTGCGCCATGCGGCGTTGCAAGAGCGACTGAAAGCCGAAGATGCCGACAAGGGCGACCTCACCCAGCGCCGCCTGATGAGCGACTGGCGCTTTCAAATGATCGTGCCGGCCTCTTTGATGGGGCCGTTCATGATGACCGGGTTGTTTTTCCACCAACTCGCCATCGCCGATTCTAAGGGCTGGGACATCGGTTTGCTCGCCGCCAGCTTCCCCGCTTTCGCCGGCGCCAGCGTCGCCGCCAGCCTGATCAGCGGCTGGGTGGTGGACCGTTTTGGCCCCGGCGTGGTGTTGCCGGTGTTCATCGCGCCGTTGACGCTGGCCTTGATCGTTGTCGCCAGCCTGGATCAAACATGGTCGGCGCCACTTTATTTTAGCCTCGGCGGCCTCACCGTGGGCGCCAGTGGAGTGTTGATCAGCGCGGCGTGGGCGGAAACCTTCGGCGTGCGCCATTTGGGCGCGATCCGTTCGTTGACGTCTTCGATGGCGGTGGTGTCCACCGCCCTGGCCCCGGCGCTGGTCGGCTGGCTTTTGGATGCGGGAATATCGGTTTCCGCCATCGCTTACGGCGGCGCAGGCGTGGCCCTGTTGACCAACGCGCTGGTGCTGTTTCCGGCCAAAGAACTTCGGCGTAAAAAAACAAAAGCGAGCAATTGA
- a CDS encoding TraR/DksA family transcriptional regulator, translated as MTAIDKKTVRSQLLAERQALLHDAEVTAEERGVVELDQTTVGRLSRMDALQNQAMQVETERRRAVELKRIDAALARLDAGDYGYCVSCGEEIQAKRLEMDPATPVCVDCAHKAD; from the coding sequence ATGACCGCTATCGATAAAAAAACCGTGCGCAGCCAATTACTTGCCGAACGCCAGGCGCTGCTCCACGACGCCGAGGTAACAGCGGAAGAACGCGGTGTGGTGGAACTCGACCAAACCACCGTCGGGCGTTTGTCGCGCATGGACGCGTTGCAAAATCAGGCCATGCAGGTCGAAACGGAGCGCCGTCGCGCTGTCGAGCTCAAACGCATCGACGCGGCGTTGGCGCGCCTGGACGCGGGCGATTACGGCTATTGCGTCTCGTGCGGCGAAGAAATCCAGGCGAAACGCTTGGAAATGGACCCCGCCACCCCGGTGTGTGTCGATTGCGCCCACAAAGCCGACTGA
- a CDS encoding CBS domain-containing protein, which translates to MFVKTILAEKGPELIRISHNASIRDAAQLFKIERIGFAIVEDNHHDPIGTVSERDIVQALALYADINGMKVADVMTRNLVSVGPEEPLETVRELMTERRTRHVLVKDGGELIGIVSIGDLIKHSLAECQVDSVQMRDYISGTGYQ; encoded by the coding sequence ATGTTTGTGAAAACCATCTTGGCCGAGAAAGGCCCGGAACTGATCAGAATTTCGCACAACGCTTCCATTCGCGATGCGGCCCAGTTGTTCAAGATCGAACGGATCGGGTTCGCCATCGTCGAAGACAATCATCACGACCCCATCGGCACCGTTTCCGAACGCGACATCGTCCAGGCGTTGGCCCTTTATGCCGATATCAATGGTATGAAGGTCGCCGACGTGATGACCCGCAATCTCGTCAGCGTCGGCCCCGAGGAACCGTTGGAGACGGTCCGCGAACTGATGACCGAACGCCGCACCCGCCACGTTCTGGTCAAAGACGGGGGCGAATTGATCGGTATCGTCAGCATCGGCGACCTGATCAAGCACAGCCTTGCGGAGTGTCAGGTCGACAGCGTGCAAATGCGCGATTACATCAGCGGCACCGGCTACCAGTAA